DNA from Gouania willdenowi chromosome 15, fGouWil2.1, whole genome shotgun sequence:
aagccaaagaTTTCACTAGTAATATTGGTAGACCTAATGCAAAGTAGGAGGGATTTGAACCAAATCTAGCTCTGTGAATGGTTGGAATATTTCCGAAAGCCAATGGAAAGCCGGAATGTGCTTTTCCCCGCCCTCTTATCGTAATAGTGACACATTTTGCTTCAACTAGTTGAGCTTAACTGATGTTGATATCAAATTCCTTTCCATTTTAATAAGTAACACTATATCAAATCAGTCCCATTTTCCCTGTATGGcttttttctgctttgttttctgGTTccattttcatttgtggaatttTCTGCCATTCATTCAAAAGTTTCTGTGAGAAACCTTGatccatttcaactttttctctCCTCCTGATTGGTTTCCAGAGCTGACATGCTGATACCTGCACCAGGTATAGCTGAACAAGCCTTCATTCCTGTAGTATTCCACAGagcacagggggcggggctaggAGGAAATCTGATACCCAACGTGCATGAACTGGTTTCAGAAGTGCTTTAGTACCTGTGTTGCTATGGAGATGAATGGGCGGGAGGGAGGGAGGATCGAAGGAAAAGAGCTTTGCCATTAGAGAAACGAGAATGCACATAATGAATCTGTACATTGTTTAAAGTTGGTTAACTAGTAGATGTAACTAAAGTTGATTGTTCTTAAATGGTCAGAAGGAACTGATCAAACGCCATTACAATTAAAAGCACTTACATTATAGGAAGTTGTTTAAAACAGGAAgtactttttcaaacaattgCTTTTCAACATCCTTATGTATCGAGTAAAACAATGATTCACCTTTTCAAGTTTCTTCTCAAATAATAAAAGGACAATGTGCGACATAGGCttggtttgtttttcctttcatGAACCCTGCACCTTTTCTTCAGTATCTGCACTGAGCAAAACCTGAACAACAGGTTGGTCTCCATGCCAGAGCGTCTGAGAACCACGTCCCAGTTTGGAGCGTTTAGTGAGACGTGGGGAAGTCGTATTCAACACACTTTGCTGCTAAAGCTCCTtaagccttttttttgtcagcCATTGCTCACATGGTACGTCCTGCATTAAAAAAGGGCAGGGCTCGTTTCCTTTAAAGAAAACCTAACATTAAAATACCAGCTGCCAcacctaaaaaacaacaaaacatgtcCAATagtcaaagcttttttttttttttttaaagtgttagATTCTTTAAACAAACCAAAAGAGTTAAAAGACAAGAATTCCCTTTGGACAAATAGTATAACCATTTACACtttgtcactgtttcatagccgagATATTTTAGCTCAAATTTCTTTCTTTGACAAAATGATGGAACACAATATATTCTAGATCATTGTCAATATGTACACAAtaaatttagattcaacatttatgtttaacttaaattagcatttacatttgtttaaccTAAATTCagaattaacatttatatttatttagattttttatttttaacaataaagAACACACCGTTTTACATAAACTTTAGtttcaaatgagagaaaaatgtactaaatgtttaaaatgtcagCTAGCAAACAGTGACCTAGTTTTTACATTCTCAACCCCCATAAGACTCAACCCCAAAATAAGACTGAAACAATAGTCTTTCaaaaaccttttattaaaaaacaatccAACAAATTAGAAACTGTACAacctaaaaacacacttcaaacGTTTCATTACATTCTACTTTTAAAATGAGACTTTATGGCGTGCGCaaatttgacaacattttacacagatttataaataaaaacagtggcCTCGATAGTGTCAACAGCATAAAAGAAAAAGTCAttgttcagttaaaaaaaaaaacaaaattcttgTACGAGTTTCATCTCCACTCCTCCTGCTTCTTCTTTACATGTTGTCCATCTCTCTTTGCTGCAGAgggaataaaagaaaacattgtCATCTCATCTGTAATGTGACTTCTCTTTATCcagaaaacacattcaaagttGAACCCACCTGAGCTTTGTTGTACCGCTGACTCCGATGCCTATTGACGAAGAACTGGTTCAAGAAGGGAAACAAGAGTTAGAACTCAAACAGGTTAATGATGGAGCTTAAAGTTGAGCAGATGATCCACTCACCAGGATGAGGAACCCAGCGACCACGGCCACCACCACTACCACGATGACGGCGATGATCCCACCCGACAGATGCTGCATGGTGAACGTCGGCGCCTCCTCGTCCACGTAGTAAACCAGAATTTTCTCCATCTCCAGCTTCTGGTTGCCAATGGTGGGCTCAAACTTCTCCTGGTTCTTGAACAGGGGCAGAACTTTGATCTGGATGTGGGGGGTAACAGATAAACAAGCACAGGGTGAGCCCAAGAAAAGTCACTAAAGGGAACAGGAAGAGCTCCAACTTACATCCTTCTCCATGTAATAGGCCATCTGGGACAGGTCGTCCTTACGGTCTCCCATTGGCTTCTTTACATCCACCACAACCATGCGGGCATCTGCATCATACTACGAAATAAAACAAGGAGTCACTAAGTATTAAATAGTTTGCTTTGAATCCTAGCTTCTCATCAATGAACTGGATTCTAACGTTACCCACCTCAACGCTGTCCACCAGGTTCTTTGGGAAGTTCTTGTAGCGTTTATTGATGGCATCAGCAATGGCACTGTGAGAGAAAGTCATTCATATTTAACTCCTCGACTAAAAAGTGTTTGTTTCACATTTGAAGAGTACTCACATCTTCAGATTCGCCTCATTCACTGGTGTGGTCACTGGTTTGTGGGTGAGCTGAAGACGAACCCAGCTGGGGGGGGATGACAATATTAGCCTCAGTAATGGACTCTAACTTTAATCATTGGAGGTCGTTCACTTACTAGGTCTCCACCAGTTTCTCACACTTCAGGTTCTTGTCTCCCTTGTCCGTGCGGCGGACGCCAGCGCTGTTGACGCACCAGCACTCCTCCGTGTTGTTGCACTGCTTGGCCTTGAACTTGCCGTCGTTCTCACAGTCGGGATCGTAGATGCCGTCGTTGTCAACAAACGCAGTCTCCACTGGTTTACCTCCCGTCCGGGTGTCCAGGCCTTTCTTAGCGCGGTACATCTCCGCCTTCATCAGGAAGCACTTTGGGACCACTGAGGTAAAGACGAAAATGGtcaaaaactcataaaaacatCGCACATTGTAAACAAAGTGTAACGTGTTTGTTTCACATACATTTAGTGCAATCCAGGGTTTGTTTAATGTTGCTGCCGACCAGAACGTTACAGTTACACGGTGGTCCTTCACAGGTGGCCCATTTCATGGTTTCACATGAGCCTAAACAGGAAAATGATGACAAAGCAAATCCTTTATTAAGAACCAAACTTACTTCAAACcaagtttaaaacaatacaaggacTGAGTTGGTGGTCAAACAAAGAAAAGTGGTTAAATAATGGTGTTTTATTCAAGGATTGAACAGCTTTGTAGACAGTCAGCACTAGGTTTACTCAACACCTGGGCGTTGGTTACACCAAACAGACAGACTGGTCCCTGAAgagtgggacacacacacacacacacacacacacacacacacacacacacacacacacacacacacacacacacacacacacacacacacacacacacacacacacacacacacacacacacacacacacacacacacacacacgagtgtttGACCTTGTAAGACCTTACACAGGCACAGAAACCAAACTTTAACCCATCTAAATGAAGCCCTACACAGACAGTACAGTCCACCACTTTAAGGGAACATGTTAAAACTAAGGCAGAGTTCATGAATAATTCATACTTACAGGTCTGAGCAGCAGCTCCAGCCACAAAAGCAGCGAGAACTACAAAAATCCACGTTTTCATGATGGAATTGAGAAGAAAAGCCACAGAGTAGTTTTTCCGTCCGTCGAGGTGAGTAACAGCAGCTCTTTGTGTCTGTCACAGGTGTGTCCTGACCTCTTCACTCCCAGTAGAACCAGTTTAATAAGAAACTCAGCCAAGCGCGGTCACACAGCGCGTGCACGCAAAAAGCAGCGATGTGATTGGTCTTTGTCTTTAATGACAGGTGCCTCGTTTCCCTCGTGCGTTTATAAGCTTTTCCATCGCTGACGTTGgatgagggggcggagcctaagACACACCTTAGTGTCGGTTTGACCAAATTTGGCTCCTGTTCTATTTTCCCTCAGAACTAGTTTCAGTCTCTGTTGACTTCTGTGTTTTGGTCGAAATAATAACgttgttttgttacattttaaacaataaacGTATATTTTACACCAGAAggggacaacttttatcacagcaatgacacaaaaatgtgattaaagtctgatccaagggtcacatgatcaaaattcatgtcagcatttaaaatgacaaatctGAGCATTGATACAGGAAAGAGCaaagttttcttgttttttgtagtcattttgtatattttcccctcattttatgagtttttgttattttagtttgttttttgtgtattttttgcttgggttttgttttttggagtcattttttgtatttctatgttgtttagtttattttggtcatcattttgtatattttcctgtgagattttgtagttgtttatgtagttttgttatcctttcctgtgtttttctatattttgtatgtttttcagagtcgttttgtgtaaaaATACAAAGGATGACAGAAAAATTCTCTAATATTCTTGAAGTTGTTTCTTATATTTTGTCATctatctgtgtatttttctatcattttgtatgttttctgtaagttgttttttgtattttcatgttgttttaaatttgtatttcagtcatccttttttttatatattgttctgtttattttgtgtgttttgttgaagttttgtctgttttgggtgtcattttattgtgtttttgctattttgtacgtttatttgtgtgtattgcagctgctttatttgtttagaggttgttttttttgataTTCAAATGTCTGGTGATTCTGTATGTATtgagcttttttattttttagttgattGTTTTTTCCCTTTCGTATCAGTTGCCTAATAACCTAATTTCCAGTCTTTTCATGATTTTaggttttgtttttcatatatGTTCATGTTCACATACTTTTTaggtttttctatatttttggtAGTTATGGAAACTTCAGAGGTCAAACATATAAAAAGCGAGGGATTTTCATGACAGGGTGTTGAAAATGAGACGAAAACATATTCATGCAAtgtattttataacattatagaatgttgtgtaattttatttgatCTAATGTTGTCTCATTGCTTTTCTTCTGTCATAAGATGACAACATGACTAAAGTGTTTAGGGTAGGCAAtgtaacattttgtaaaaacaaacaaacacataagcactttaaaactaaacataaaaactgcaaacaaacaaaaaagtattGATATAAAACTGGGCTCTCTGTCTTGTGATGACGTCATTAGCAGGTTTCTCTCTCTGTACAGAAACTCATCACATGTTTCAGGTATTATGTCACACTCTGCTGGCTGACAGGGACACAGCTGACTCACACTGTTAGAAATGGATGAGTCTGTTTCCTCCAGTTGTATAATaatactttctttttaaaatgcaaaaacccAAAGTGTGCTAGAGATTTGTATATTAGTGTTCTTGATTTTTATTAGCACGTTCTCACCCAAAAGGCACtgaatgactccagaaacacataaaatgacagaacaaaTGGACAAAActtactccaaacacacacaagacgactgcagaaatacagaaaatttacagaaaaatgtacaaaatgacatcaaaaatacataaaaaccatcacaaaaaccacacaaattgacacacaaaacgagagaaaaacatataaaaccacaacaaaaatacaaaggatgacagaaaaatgtaaaaaaaaaaaaaaagagcaacaacaaaattacacaaaaatgacaaacatttctccaaacacacaagatgactacagaagtacagaaatatatacaaaatgcaataaaaaatatgtaaaaaaccaacacaaattgactccagaaatgcacaaaactatgaaaaaattatacaaaaccacaacaaaaatacaaagaatgatagaaaaatataaaaacaacaacaacaacagaaatacagaaaaatgactacaaaaaaacacagaaaatgacagacaatTGCACAAAAccttctccaaaaacacacaagacaactaaaagaacacagaaaaatatacaaatatcaaaaatacataaatgactcctaaaacacaaaaacaacacaaattgactccagaaacacacaaaagagaaaaaatatataaaaccacaacaaaaatacaaaggaggacagaaaatttaaaaaaacagaaaggaaatacacaaaaatgactccaaaaacacaaaaccacaagagaaatacacaaatcgactataaaaaataaacaaaatgccagaaaaaaagcaaataacagaaaaatatacaaaacaacaacaaaaacacattgaaaccttttttgttctttcctgtattaatgttcagattgatatgggaccacaaaaacaaatataaaaacaataacagaaaaatattcaaaatgacagcacacatacacagaatgactcccaACAACAAAattcataaaacaacaacaaacctgaAACCcttctttgttatttcctgtattaatgctcagattggtatAGGACCACAAAAGCACACCAGATGTCTACAAATATAC
Protein-coding regions in this window:
- the epcam gene encoding epithelial cell adhesion molecule; this translates as MKTWIFVVLAAFVAGAAAQTCSCETMKWATCEGPPCNCNVLVGSNIKQTLDCTKLVPKCFLMKAEMYRAKKGLDTRTGGKPVETAFVDNDGIYDPDCENDGKFKAKQCNNTEECWCVNSAGVRRTDKGDKNLKCEKLVETYWVRLQLTHKPVTTPVNEANLKIAIADAINKRYKNFPKNLVDSVEYDADARMVVVDVKKPMGDRKDDLSQMAYYMEKDIKVLPLFKNQEKFEPTIGNQKLEMEKILVYYVDEEAPTFTMQHLSGGIIAVIVVVVVAVVAGFLILFFVNRHRSQRYNKAQQREMDNM